From Triticum aestivum cultivar Chinese Spring chromosome 7B, IWGSC CS RefSeq v2.1, whole genome shotgun sequence:
ctaccacatggtagtatatgagaaatgggtgtagctacacccggtagtaggatgcattttccctatatatatatatatatatccttttCATCCACTCACTACTTTCTACTTATTTGACAATCAGATCTCTCCACGTCAAGGTCTTCTACGAGTGCGTGAATTCACATTGGCCGAGATTGAGCACTTCGTAGATCCTGAGGATAAGTCACATCCCAAGTTTGTTGATGTTGCTGATTTGGAGTTCTTGATGTTTCCGAGAGAGCTGCAGCTCTCAGGGGAGTCAGCCAAGTTAACGAAGCTTGCAGAAGCAGTTTTGAAGGTTTGAACTTGATGTCTATCTTATCTTTTGTTGAGttacttgtttttcttcttcttctgtttggATTAGAGGCAGTTGAGTTAGTCACTTTTCATCTTGTTCCACTTTGGATTAGAGGTGGTTCGCTTCTATTTCTAGAACTTATAATATGTTTCTTCCTTACAGGGAACTGTTAATAATGAGACACTTGGTTACTTTATTGGAAGGGTCTATCTTTTCCTGACACGTTTGGGAATTGATAAGAGCCGATTGCGCTTCAGACAGCATCTACCTAATGAGATGGCTCATTATGCTGCTGACTGCTGGGATGCAGAGATTGAGTGTTCTTATGGATGGATAGAGTGTGTGGGCATTGCAGATAGATCTGCATATGATTTAAAAGCTCATTCTGTAAGTTACATCACATCCGATGAATAATTTTGCAGTTACTGATTTTAGTCCTTTGGACATGTTGCAATTTAAatggaagtcactcctttcattcATTAATATATTTAGTCTCGATTGTGTTCTTGAGTGTGCAACTAATGTTCATCATGCTTTCCTGATTGGTGTATCATAGGAGAAAAGTGGCGTTCCACTTGTTGCTCATGAAAAGTTTTCAAAGCCTAGAGAAGTTGAGGTGAGTTATCTATCAGCTTTGATTCTTCAGTATTTTTGGAGTCACTAATAATGTAGTACTATTGAATAATGTGTGCTACTAGTTATGTTTTATTTTTGCTCTTGAAGTATATTACAAGTTCCATCATCAAGAAGCATTCTTTGATGACATTATTAGTCTTTGTCCTGTAATGCATAATCAATTAGGTCTACCATTAATATATCTGAATTTCCTTGCTGCTACAGAAACTTTTTATCGTGCCCTCAAAGAAAGACCTAGGGCTTGCTTTCAAGGGCAATCAGAAGATGGTGGTTGAAGCATTGGAGGTAACACATCTTGTGCTCTGTCTACAATTTCTTAGGCAAGTTTTATCATGTCTACCAAAGTAGAAACTTTCATCGTTGACTTTATTCTTGGACAAACAGGCTATGAGTGAGAAGGAAGCAATGGACATGAAGACTGCATTGGAATCTAAGGGGGAGACGAACTTCCAAGTTTGCACACTTGGAAAGGACGTGGTGATTACAAAGAAAATGGTATCGATCAGTATGGAGAAGAAGCTGGAGCACCAGCGAGTCTTCACCCCTTCAGTTGTTGAGCCCTCATTTGGCATAGGGAGGATAATCTATTGTCTGTTTGAGCATTCCTTCTACACAAGACCTAGCAAATCAGAAGAGGAGCAGCTGAATGTCTTCCGGTTCCCTCCTATCGTGGCTCCTATCAAGTGCACTGTGTTCCCGCTGGTAAAGAATCAAGAGTTTGATGGTGCCGCCAAAGTGCTTGCTAAAGAATTAACAGCTGCAGGCATCTCACACATTATTGACACGACTGGTACGTACCATATTGAGCAGGAAAATAGTTTCTCGACCATTACCTTTATTAATAAAAAATAAAGAAACTTAAAAAGCATTGTTTGTCATCCCGTGATTTATATCGTGGAATTTAATGATGGAAGATGATGTGGCTGAGTAGTTATGTACACTGGGACATGTCCAAATCACCATTGTACATAACACCGAGGCTTACTAACTGCACATGCTCATATTATTATTTGCTTCTGAAGGCATTTCTATCGGGAGGAGGTACGCAAGAACGGACGAGATAGGTGTTCCTTTTGCAGTAACGGTTGATTCTGCAACAGAGGTGACGATCCGAGAGAGGGACAGCAAACAGCAGGTGAGGGTGGGCATCGACGAGGTGGCATCCGTGGTGAAGGAGCTGACAGAAGGCCAAAGCACCTGGACCGATATTTCATTCAAGTATCCCAGTCATATTGGCCCCCAAGGTGACCAGGAGTGAGTTGTGTGGCTACAGTCTGCACCGTCCCCGTCCAGATCACCAAAACGTCGTTCATCTTCCAGTTGCCCGGTTCATACCGGTCTGCTGTTGATGGCAGCTCTGCATGCTGCATTGCTGCAGACGCCCGTTGTCATGATCTTACCTATACATTTTGAGAATGTTTTAGCATACACATACAATGGAATTGACATCAACTACCATACGTTTTGAGTCTTAAGGAGTACGTAAGTTGTAATGAAGCTATTGAATTTTCAATCTTTAGCCTACGTGGCATCTCTTGTGGACAGTCAAAGATTTTTCTCGGCACCCCTGTGTTGGAAGTCTTGTAATGTGGCTCCGGGTCTCCCACGCATTCTCCTCCACTACCTTTGACGCCTGTTTAACACGGCCTGGTACGCGGATATCGCCATTGCCTCCCGAGCAGTTTAGGTGAGGATGGACCCCGCGGCCCAGCCACTGCTCGCCACGGCGGAGCACGACCACGAGGCTGACGGGCGCATCACCGTCGTGCCCGGGAACGGAAACAAAcacgccgaggacgaggacgaagaagcGGAGGAGATGTCCACGGCCACGCAGAGCCGGCTGGAGGAGAGCGGCACAGCCTCGGctggcgccggcgacgaggcggacGAAGAGATGGCATCGCGCATGCAGCGCCGCCTGGACGCTCTTCCGGGGAAGCCTCACGAGAGCGAGCCCTTCACCATCTTCCGAGTGGCGGGGCCCATGCGCGACCGCAACCGCCACCTCTACGAGCCGCAGATGGTCTCCGTCGGCCCCTTCCACCGGGGCGCTGCCCGCCTCCGCGCCATGGAGGAGCACAAGTGGCGCTACCTCCGCGACCTCCTCGCGCGGGGCCACGCGCCGCTCGCGTCCTACGCCCGCGCCGCGCGGGCCCTCGAGCCCGCTGCGCGCCGCCGCTACGCCGAGCCCACCGATGACCTCCTCACGCCGCGGGACTTCGCCGAGATGCTGCTCCTCGACGGCTGTTTCATCGTCGAGTTCTTCCTCAAGGGCGAGGACGGCGCCGCCGACGCGCTCATCGACGCCGCCTGGGCCATGCAGAACGTCTACAGCGACCTCTTCCTCCTCGAGAACCAGCTCCCCTTCTTCGTCCTCGAGCGCTTCTACGCCATCGCCACCGGCGGCCGAGGCCGCGACCACCTCGTCACCAGCCTCCTCGCCAAGTACCTCACAGTCGAGACCCCGCAGGACGCCGCCACGGCGAGGCCCCCCGACGGCGAGATCCTACACCTGCTGCACCTCTACTACCACTGGTTCCTCCCACCACAAGACGAGGACGCCGCCGTCCCTCCCGCCGGCGGCGACAGCAACAAGatcgccgaggaggaggaggcgttcAACGAGTGGCTGGCCAAGCCCATGGACGAGCGCTTGCCGTGGGTGCTCCCCTCAGCGTCGGAGCTGGAGGACGCCGGCGTCACGTTCCGGGCCAAGAAGTCCCCCCGGAGCCTCGTCGACGTGACGTTCCGCGCCCGCGACGGCGTGCTCGAGATCCCGGCCGTGGAGAGCTACACGAACCGCGCCATGTTCGCGAACCTCCTAGCGTACGAGCAGAGTCGGGGCCGGTGGGAGCTGCAGCGGCTGATGAGCTACGTGGTGCTCATGGCGTCGGTGGCGTCCCACGGGCGGCGCGACGTGGAGATCCTGCAGCGGGCCGGGGTGTTCGTCAAGGGGGACGAGGAGACGGCGGCGTTCTACGCGCACCTGGGCGAGCTCTGcggcggtgccgccgccggcacgccGGGCGTCGCCAACAACTGCTACGCCGACATGTTCCGCGACGTGAGGGGATACTGCGGCCGCAGCTGGAACCGGCACCGCGCCGTGCTCGCTCACGACTACTTCAGCAACCCGTGGACGAGCATGTCAGCCGCCGCCGCTGTGCTCCTGCTCATCCTCACCGTCGTGCAGACTGTGTACACCGTGCTGCCGTACTACCACCAATAGGCATCGATCCATCATCCTGCGTTAAATTTCATGCATGCACCGAGTTGTTACAatcttatatactccctccgtttttattttctttgcatattaaatttgactaaagtcaaactttataaaatttaTAAAAAATATGATGACATTACAATAACAaatttatatgatgtgaaagtatattcaataatcaatccaatgatattgatttgttattgtattcCCTCCGTTTTCATTTACTCCATATATTAGCTTTGGTTAAAGTTAAGCTCTATAAAATTTGATAAAGTTTaggaaaaaatattaacatatactcCCTCTCACTTTTGTAAGTCTTTTTGACAACTGAAAGTGGGCTGCTTTGCGCGCTGTTTGAAATATCTTCAACGTCTTATGAAAATGAATAGaggaagtattcatgctgttatttttaTAAACTTACtcacttcagtcaaatctaatatacagactaaataaaaataaaggaagtatatgttaatatttttgtctataaactttgttaaagtttataaagtttgattTTGACCAAAATTAATATGTGAAGCAAATAAAAGCGGATGGATTAAGTAATAAACGTTCGTGATATTATAGACGCCTGTTAGTTTGAGCCGCTTCTCCTGCATCAGGCTGATGATCAGAAGCAATACCTTCATGTTTATACATATACATGGAGTGTTTGTACTATGAATCATGTACGACGGGGCGGGAGCCCGGACCGATCCCAAACCCTCGTCCGATCGCCCTGGCCCATAAAAAAAAAACCTATCATTCTCATGCGTTATCGGTCAGCATTGCTTCAGAGCGTCAGCGTCCGCATTCATGCCTGGCCAGAGTGGTCAAGACCGCTCACTGGTGCCGGCATTGAAGCGACGCGTCAGCCGAGCATCGCCCGCACTGCTTCCGGTGCAGGCGACTGCCTCACATTCAAACACCTATTCGTCCATCTGTCGCCCACATtgatgatacacggttgccgaggcgtctcCTCTGATGCCACCCGTCCGTCCCTCTGCCGCCCATCATTGCTATATAAACCGCTGTCGCAGTCATTTACCTCCGATCGCTCTCCGCACCACTCCCACCATGGATCCCTGCCCCGCCAAAGTTCTCTCGGACGGACTGGCGTAGGACCAGAAGAAGGAGATGGTCGCCATTGCTGCCGGCTGTCTGGCTGGCAGGGAGTCGGAGGACGACTATGTCCCAATGGAGGACGCTGATGACGATAAACttccgcctccctcctcctcctccgcaccACCCTCTCccgtgcattgcaccatgaccatcggtgaggcccgtgcccatTACATGGACATGATGCGAGGAGCAGTTTCGGGATGCGCAAGCCAATGCCGCCTACAACAACCACCTCCTGCAGGAGTAcgtgcaggcggaggagcagctcACCACCGGCAGGGCTGTCGTGCCTGACGCGGACCTGGcgaagcaggaggcgctgctcgagtcctacctgacggtgtcctggactagggggtactaaccTAGTCGGCCCATAGTCTTGGGGCTGGGCTGGTGGGCCCTCATTCCCATTAAGATGGACTCCGGAAGCTACACGCCTGGATGTGATCAAGATTGTGCGTGCCgaagacttgacgtatactccaagataTCTCCTACCGCCTCCATACGATCCTCTGGATAccgaccatgtaaccctagatgcccTACCTGGTGTGTATATAAGCCAAGGagtttagcccgtagaggggagGGAATCACAATCTCATTCACCCATCCCTAGAGGTAGAACACAatttacgatctcgaggtagatcaactctgtacttgatacatctccatcaatataaacaagagcaggacgcaggattttacctccatcaagatggcacgaacctgggtaaactcgtctCCCCCTGTTCCTGTTACCACCAATCCGAgatccacagcttgggaccccctaccccgaggtctgtcaGATTTCACactgacactggtgctttcattgagaattccgccGTGTGATCaccagaaggattgatggctcatTTGCAGATCAACTGCAGCACCTGCCAAGGGAATGTTTATGTCCCCGGCCAAATTTTTGTGTTCGGTAGCATGATCTTTTGCGCTGACTCGGCAGGCCATTTGGCTTTCATCGAGAACTATGCCTCGGGTCAGATCATAACTTTTGGAGGCATGGAATACACCGCGGACTCCCACGACGAGCTTGTCCTATCAGGATGGACGCCCGACTGGGTTGAAGGTGTATCAGACATCAGAGGCTCGACTCCGGAAACGATCTCCTTCGGGGACATCATACTAGGCTCCCTGGCCCCACCGAAGGAACCTAACATAATGACCCCGAGCAACCTCGCTTTGCCACCAAGCCCGGATGCTAGTCCGACCCCCATCTAGGAAGTGACATCAGGTTTAGAATCGACCCTAGTGCAGGATCTGGAGTTGGCTTCAAATCCTCACCGCGCTAAAAACATGTTGAATTATATGCCGGGCGTACTTCGAGTTAGCCTCGCCTATAGCCAGGCCATGAACCCCGAGGAGTTGTGTCAGCTGCATGAGATGCTCGATCGCATCCAGCTTATCAATCTTGGATGGCAAGACCTCGATTTACGATAAGATCGGACTTAAAGTTGATGATCAGGAAagttatgtcccacccaccacccatctaGCGTTCGACGACTTAACTGACGTGCTAGACTACGACGAGGCCACtaacatggatgaagatgtcgaTGGCCCTACGAAAAACACCCCGCCGTTGATAAACACCACCAAGTGGACCGCAACATATacttacgatgtgtacatggtcgacatCACTAGAAACCCCTCTAGACGTCGACATAGACGTGGACAGGGCACCAGCAGGGACCTCAGTGGGAACAATGCCACCGCCGATAACAGCGACACGACAACTGACGAGACTGACCACCCATGGGAGGATCTTCAAGCTTCCACAGAACGTCACGCCAGCCCCAAAGGAATCCCCGAGAACCTGTACCCTGGCGACCTCTTTGAAGGGgctgacgacaattacatgccggAATTCGAGAAAGACAAGAGCCTCGGTACCGAGGACTTCATAGTCCCTGAAAACCCTGTTGAGCAAGAACGCTTCCAGCGACGCCTTGTCGCTACCGCCTGAAGCATGAAGCGGAAGCAGCAACAACTACAGGCCAACGAAGATGCACCAAATGACAAGTGTGTCGAAATACTCTCGGCCAAACAAGATCTCGAAGAACGACATCATAGCGCGCCCAAATCTTATCCACGCAGGCGTCTACTGCCTGAGTTTAATGATGAATTAGCCGCCAATGTGGCCGACCGACCTCCCAGAGGGTTCAACATGCCAGTGCGGGAAAATTTCCACACCCAACCAGCTCCACGCCGTCACGACATCCTAGCATTGCAACCATGATGATGTACCTAGCCAGGGCATCAAGTTCATCCAGTCTCTTTTCGATAGTCGTAGTTTTCTCTTCCACATTCTTGACAACTGCAAGTTCTTCCTGCTGCTCTTGGAGGCCATTGTTGATAAATCGAATACGGTTGTACCGATCAAACACCCTCAATTTGAGGTCCTCAATGTCATCTTGTTGCTCTGGCAGAGCATTCTTGACAGTTTCAAGTACATTTTGCTGCTTTAGAAGGATATTGTTGACATATTCGAGTTGATCTGCACATCTGGCAGGAGGCGCTTCACAAATTCATGTTCTTGTTGCTGCTTTGCCAGGGCCTTCTTGACAATTTCAAGTTCTAGCTGATGCCATGCTAGGTCCTTCTTCATAGCATCTAGTTTGTCATACTGGTTTGTCACGTCTTGCTCGACTGCTACTGGTTCTTCCTGCTGCATTGCCAGTGGACTGATAACTGGTTCAGATTGTTGTTTCTCAGGCAAATGACCTGCAGTAAGGCCACAATTTGAGTGTCCTAACCCTACAGAAAAAATACATGCAGGTTACATCATATGAGAGAATTCCAAAAGCTATAGATGCATTTGCCGCAATATATAGCTACATGGGTGAACAAAGGTCAAAACTAAGGAAGTGTTTACACAAAAGAGTTGGCCTACTCACCAGGTGAACTCGCTTTCGCTTTGATTTGCTTGAGCTGGGTAATACATATGCATTCAGAGATATGAGATGTTTGAACTCTTGAAGCAGCACATGTAGAGCCTTAGTCACCGATTCTAGTTGATGACAATAATATCCCTGCCATACATTAGATTGCAgtgcatgatgtctactatgcaactttattcttgtagactcgtgttgggcctccaagcgcagagttttgtaggacaacaacaattttccctcaagtggatgacctaaggtttatcaatccgtgggaggcataggatgaagatggtctctctcaaacaaccatccaaccaaattacaaagagtctcttgtgtccccaacacacccaatacaatggaaaattgtataggtgcactagttcgacgaagagatgataataaaagtgtagtatggatggtagaaatatatttttataaactGAATAattaaaaacaacaaggtagcaagtaacaaaagtgagcacaaacggtattgcaatgcttgaaaatgaggcctagggtccgtactttcactagtgcaatctctcaacaatgctaatataattggatcatataaccatccctcaaagtgcgatgaagaatgactccaaagttcttatctagcggagaacataagaagaaattgtttgtagctctactttccgatcaatctatccaagagttcttactaaaataataccaagttattctttctgatcgatctgtaaagagttcgtactaaaataacaccaaattattctttccgatcgatctatcaagagttcatactgaaataacaccaaagaaaatttagattcataatactcaatccaacacaaagaatctcaaagagtgccctaagatttctaccggagaaagtaggatgaatacatgcatcaacccctatgcatagattaccccaatgtcacctcgggaatccacgagttgagtgccaaaacatatatcaagtgaatcaatataatagcccattgtcaccacgtgtattcatatgcaagacatatatcaagtgctctcaaatccgtaaaagtattcaatccaataagaacaaaatctcaaagggaaaactatgcatagattaccccaatgtcacctcgagaatccacgagttgagtgccaaaacatatatcaagtgaatcaatataataccccattgtcaccacgggtattcatatgcaagacatatatcaagtgctctcaaattcgtaaaagtattcaatccaataagaataaaatctcaaagggaaaactcaattcatcacaacaagatagagagggaggaacaccatatgatccaactatatcaacaaagcctgtgatacatcaagatcgtgccatctcaagaacacgagagagagagattaaacacatagctactggtacaaaccctcagccctgagggtggactactccctcatgatggtggccgccgggatgatgaagatggccaccggtgatgatttccccctcctacagggtgccagaatagggtccaGATCTatttttcatggatacagaggcctgcggcggcggaactttcgatctagggttatttctgatggttgatgacgggaaaatggcgaGCGTGAAAATACGGGTCCACGTCATTGATATAGAGTTAATAAATTTAAGCGCATAAATGCATAAATAAAATAGAGATCAAACATTGTAGGTACTTTATTTCCAGAACTATTACATTTACATAAAAggtctgttaattacatctccgaagagaaaacccccGATTAAGAATTCCAATATATCTATTACATAGGATTACATCATATGCCTATTACAATAATCTACAAGAAAAATCCTCCTCGCgttcgatgatgaactccttcttGGTGATCTTGAAGTTTGGTTCCATGCAAATACTCCTCTATGATTTCATGTGTGATGTTTGGGAATGTATTTCCTAGCATGCAACGATTTGTGTGTGTTCAACCTCATgtatatgcataatgcatgttaATTTTGGCTACACATAGTTTTATCCTACGTTTGGCATATAGGATATGTTCATATTTTCTTTGGGAATTTTATATGACATCTTTGGTTTTGGTGGCATGGATTTATGTGACATACCAATTTTAACAAGTTTTGCATCATCACATTACTACTATCATCGCGTAGCACTGGTATGGTGCCCGTGTGTAGCGTAACGGACTGAAGCTTTCTGACACAATCTTGATGTTTTGTATGGTGCATGTGATATGTGccatgttttgttgattttgacttCACACGGTATCAAAACTAACAACGCGGTGCAATGATATGACACACCCGTATAGCTTGACCCGAATGGAGTTTGCGAGTGGAGTTTGTTTATGATATTTTTGTCTGTTTAAAGCCTATGTGGACTACATGAAACATCCCTTATCATGTATTTTGCATGAATTTTTAATGCATATGTGGATGTGGAGTGGACCTATTTTTATTAAGTTCTGCTTTacctgtattactactaacaccgcgtATCACTAATATAATGCCCACGTGCAGCGTAACCAAGCAAAGGTTTGTGGAGCAATTACGGTGTTGCATGAGTCATATGACATCTATCGTTTTTGTTTATGTTTGTACCTCACATGGTATTATCACTAACTCCACATAGCGTCATTTCATTGGCTCTCGTGTGTAGCATAACCCAAGTAAAGTGAGTTTGTGATATCCATTTGTGATGATGCTAATAGTTTAGGCTCTTATAGCATTGGAgcatttcatatcatattttatttgactttggcCAAAATATGGGCCCCGAATgtttttcttaattttctcttacttgtattactactaacaccgtgTAGCATTAAGATAATGCCCGCGTGTAGTGTAACCAGGTAAACTTTGTTTTTATGATGCAACATGTTTTATAACTCATCTCACATGATTTTGGTCTTTGCATGTGTAGCATGAATGCATTGCCTTgcttgtattactactaacaccgagTAGCATTAAGATAATGCCCGCGTGCAGCGTAACCAAGTTAAGATTTGTTTCATATATTCTTGTCCGTATTACGGCTAGCGTGACACATAAAGTCCGTAGCGTAACCGAACAAGAATTTTACTATGAATTCAGTTTAACATTTTTGTGATTTGGCTCTGACTTAGTCATATGAGTTTCGTTTATGATGACCAAACCAAGACAATTTTTTATGAGGTTTTCGTACTTATGATACTCTCTTGATTTGTATCCGCGTATAGGGACCAAACCAAGGAACGAGACGCTCATCCTGGCTTGTATCGCTAAGGGGACCGAACCAACAAGGAGATCACTAGGACGAAGTATATGCAATATGTAAAAGAAATATGCATGCTCCTTGATTCGTACAACAATGATCGAACCAAGGACAAAAATTTGAGGTAGCTATAACATGCTCCTTGATTTGTACCACGGTGGCCGAACCGAAGACGAAATTTTGAGGTAGATTAAACATATACCTTGGTTTGTACCGCAATGGCCGAACCGAGGGCAAGAGGTTTGGGGAGATGAAATACGCTTGATTTGTACCGCGATGGCCAAACCAAGAACAAGAATTTTGGGAAGATGAATCATGCCCCTTGATTTGTACTGCGATGGCCGAATCAAGGGCTAGAAATttaggagaagaaggagaagaaagctCCCTGGCCTGTACCACAATGGCCAAACCAGGGGCTAGATGAGAGCCATTCAATCTCACCCTCAAACCAACAGGACGCAACACGCTTGCCTCTTTCTCTTATTTTCTTTGTAAgttcatatgtgtgtgtgtgttctaggAGCAGATGGGAAAGATAAATGAAGGGCCGACCCTGTGTATACTGAGCGAGAAGGTATTTATAGGGAAGGCTGGAGCAGAGCTAGAGCTGATTTTTGGATCGCTGCCGCGCTCGCCTGCCCACTGTGTACGTGGGATCGTGAGATCGTGGGAATGTGGGCTGCTCCTTTCCTTTCTCTTATTTCTTTATTGCTTTTTTTGAGGGGACGACCAAATTTATTCATCAAAAGCCACAGAAAGTGGGATACAATGTTGGTCATGAGGTTGGCCAAACCATACATGACGGCCTTGCTGGAGCCTACGAGAAAATTTAGCTAAAGCATGTGCTTCATAATTAgcagcacgactttcgaaagtaaAATTACAATTGAAAAGTAAAGCCCTAGACTTGATCTCTCTGATTATTGCACCACTAGTACCCATTGCTTCATTGTTGATATCATTTACTGCTTGCTTAGAATTAGAGGCCACCACCAGATTATTGATGTTCAGATCCGCCGCCAGAGCCAGTGCTTCCCTGGAAGCTATCACCTCCAACGTTGCTAGATCATGCATCCCTTCTATGACTAGGGCTGAGCTGCCCATATACCTTCCTGTGCCATCCCTGCAGACAGCAACGACTGCACCCCGAGAGGCAAAGTGCACCCCAGCATCAACATGAATCTTGCAAAATCCAGCCGGTGGTGCTTTCGGTCTAGCTGCGGTAACTCCTGTGGTAGCAGTTGTGGTTCGCCCCTGAGGCTTCATCGTCTCCTTGATCATGTTCAGTTCTTGTAGGTAGTGGTTAATGAAACTGCATATTGCATGTGGGCTCTGGAAGATCCCTTCATGGATAGCTCTCCGCCTCGCCGCCCAAATCGCCCATAGTGTTACCGAGAGCTTCACAAACTGCTCATGAGGTAGAGATTCTATGTGTGTGAAAAGCCATTGTTTAGCATTCGGTTCCACTGTTGATGCGATCGCTTGAGCCAGCTCTTCATCTACCAATGCCCAGGTACACCTAGACATGGTGCAGTCGATCAAAGAGTGTTTCTAAGAATCCTCGGCCCCGCAGAAGCCACAAGCACTCGAGTCCGCCATGTGCCGATGCGCCCGCACGTCATTAGTGGGAAGAGAATGCTTTGACAAGCGCCATAAGAACATGCTAACCTTGCCTGGTACTTGTGTTCTCCACATTGTTTTCCACATGGTAGTTTCG
This genomic window contains:
- the LOC123156086 gene encoding glycine--tRNA ligase, mitochondrial 1, with the translated sequence MAGAAPSEEALRRALAERQTAVDAQAEAVRSLKASGAKEGVDAAVEALKALKIEAGAAARRLQAAVGSGGGAAREEMRQTVVNTLERKLFYIPSFKIYRGVAGLYDYGPPGCAVKSNVLAFWRQHFVLEENMLEVDCPCVTPEVVLKASGHVEKFTDLMVKDEKTGTCYRADHLLKDFCKDKLEKDLTLSPETAAEFKRVLAVLDDLSTEELGAKIKEYGIVAPDTKNPLSAPYPFNLMFQTSIGPTGLSVGYMRPETAQGIFVNFKDLYYYNGQKLPFAAAQIGQAFRNEISPRQGLLRVREFTLAEIEHFVDPEDKSHPKFVDVADLEFLMFPRELQLSGESAKLTKLAEAVLKGTVNNETLGYFIGRVYLFLTRLGIDKSRLRFRQHLPNEMAHYAADCWDAEIECSYGWIECVGIADRSAYDLKAHSEKSGVPLVAHEKFSKPREVEKLFIVPSKKDLGLAFKGNQKMVVEALEAMSEKEAMDMKTALESKGETNFQVCTLGKDVVITKKMVSISMEKKLEHQRVFTPSVVEPSFGIGRIIYCLFEHSFYTRPSKSEEEQLNVFRFPPIVAPIKCTVFPLVKNQEFDGAAKVLAKELTAAGISHIIDTTGISIGRRYARTDEIGVPFAVTVDSATEVTIRERDSKQQVRVGIDEVASVVKELTEGQSTWTDISFKYPSHIGPQGDQE
- the LOC123156087 gene encoding UPF0481 protein At3g47200 yields the protein MDPAAQPLLATAEHDHEADGRITVVPGNGNKHAEDEDEEAEEMSTATQSRLEESGTASAGAGDEADEEMASRMQRRLDALPGKPHESEPFTIFRVAGPMRDRNRHLYEPQMVSVGPFHRGAARLRAMEEHKWRYLRDLLARGHAPLASYARAARALEPAARRRYAEPTDDLLTPRDFAEMLLLDGCFIVEFFLKGEDGAADALIDAAWAMQNVYSDLFLLENQLPFFVLERFYAIATGGRGRDHLVTSLLAKYLTVETPQDAATARPPDGEILHLLHLYYHWFLPPQDEDAAVPPAGGDSNKIAEEEEAFNEWLAKPMDERLPWVLPSASELEDAGVTFRAKKSPRSLVDVTFRARDGVLEIPAVESYTNRAMFANLLAYEQSRGRWELQRLMSYVVLMASVASHGRRDVEILQRAGVFVKGDEETAAFYAHLGELCGGAAAGTPGVANNCYADMFRDVRGYCGRSWNRHRAVLAHDYFSNPWTSMSAAAAVLLLILTVVQTVYTVLPYYHQ